The DNA region ctTCAGAATCGGTTAGTGCGTCTGGTGTGCGTTTTTCTTCAGTCTCTGATCCGCAACAAGATCATCAATGTGCAGGACCTGTTCATCGAGGTGCAGGCGTTCTGCATCGAGTTCAGCCGAATACGCGAAGCTGCTGGTCTCTTCCGCCTCCTCAAGACACTGGATAACGGAGAGACGCCGGCGGAGGGCAAAGCGGCCAAATAATCCCGTTCTGAAAATACGGATGTGGACCAATGTAGCCCTCACGGCAGGTGAACCGAGCCTCGTCTCCGCCTCAGTTAATCCTGGACCTTCATCACTGAGGCCTGATGAGGctgacacatttttatttttcaaaaagcCCAAAGCTCAGTTATATGTCCAGAACGTAAGATCTGAAAAAACAGGAAGCTAAAGCTGCTAACAAGGGTACTCATTAGCCTCAGTGCTGCTTGTGAAGTGTATAGCTTAGCTCCCTACATTTTAATCCCTTTGAGAGCAAACAAGATCTTATTCTCAGCTAAACCTGGACCTGGATTTGAGCTTCGTCTTTAGTTAACCGTTACAGGAGGCGGGGGGCGAAGGGAGCTAGTTAATCTTGGTCCCTCAAGAGAAAACTCATCAAGCCTTATTTTTGTTCTGGAGAGATGGAAGATGAACAAACTAACCCAGCACTTGtgtactgtttttctttttctctgccagattttttttttttttttttggtcctgaGCGCCTTTTTTTAATATCGGAGAGTCCCTCTGTGTAATCAGAAGGAAGTTGATAGCCCTTTCTTTGAAGGGGATATTACACAATTCATGGCCCTTGTACAAACTGCTACAGCAATGAAATACCTTGTTTTATCTCTAATGTATaagaaaaaagggagaaaataataaaaaaaaagcaaaatcgTCACTCTGTAGACTGACTAATGAATGCCCTCACAAACGTTATTTTCTGCTAACTCATAAATTTAATGTGTATATTTTACTGTATCATATTGTATGCAAAATAATGGTGAAATGAAAACCCTAAATCATGTGCATTTTGTAATGGATAGGCTACACTCTTCTGCTTgaaattttgtgaattttcctAGCAGTTACATTTACGTACGGTATATGTACCATTACAGTGTATTTCAACAAGGTTGTCATGTCCGGGGATCATACACCATAAAATACTTCCCACAGTAAGAAATTGTTATACtccttacaaaaataaaatgcatcagATTGTGAACATGCACTTTTTACTTTCTGCAAGGTGACATGTAAACAGAATCACTGAGTAGTTTTATTTCCAGAAGCTGTGTATTGCCTCTAGTTGAATCTCATCCACCCAATCAGCCTTGCTTCTATGAAGGTTTCTAACTGCATTAGAAACCTTCGCTCCATTGATGAACTCCAAGATGCCAGAGAATTCTGCCACTGCCTCCACAGATGGAGGACGTTTCCACTGGGTGAAGGAGTTCTTCAGAGTGCTCCTTTCATTAGCAGAACTTGTGCGTGGTCTCATCTCCCACTCCTGAGGTGGCTAACGGTTTATCAGAACATCTTTGAGGCTTCACACAATACTTTTTCCATGACCTCTCCAAAGTTCACTTGTCCAGGGAATTCAACTCACCATCATGGTGATCAGTTGACTGCTCTGCCCCTCTCTTTACTCAAAACATACACCttattgccaaaagtatgtgcacccctgaccatcacacttggATGTGGTTTGTCCCCAAACTGCTACTGCATTGTTAGtagcacacaattgtctttatgctgtagcattcctttcagtggaactaagaggcccaaacctgttccaacatgacacaAAGtgtacaaagtgagctccatgaagacatggtgtgttaaggttggaagaaggtggaagaacttgagtgtcctgcccAGAGCCCTGACCTAAACCCCACTGAATACCTTTTGGATGAGCTGGAACTGGAGGCTCCTCTCacatcagtgcctgaactcagcctcagtaatgctcttgaggcagaatgaacacaaatccccagagccatgccccaaaatttagtggaaagctTTCTCAGAAGGAAagcttattataacagtgaagagggaaataaatctggaatgggatgttcaacaagcacatatgggcatgattggtcaggtgtccacaggcCTTTGGAAATATAATGCATGACTTCATGTCTGATGATACAATCACAAAAACGATCATTGGCTTTTGGCCCAAGGTGGTCTGATACCAAGGACATGTATGAGAACCCTTGTGATTGATCAAAGTGTTTGTTATTGACTATCTCTGGCTTGCACCcaagttttaataatatttcacCAAAAGGGTTAAGATCCAGGAGGCCATTCCTCCTAATCATGTCCTTCCAAGCCTTACCATTGTTCTCAACTTGAACATTGAAGTCCCCTAGGAGCATTATGGAGTCAGTGGGAGGTACCCTCTCAGGCACTTGCTCCACTTTTTTCAAGAATACTCCAAACTGCTATTTACTGCATATGCACAAGTTTTCCTTCTGGAGGCTTGAAATGTCATGGAAGCAACTCTCTTGTTCACTGAGAAAACCCCAAGTCTAAGGCCTTCAGAATGGGACTAGTGAGTATGCCCAAACCCACCTGTTGGAATTCTGGAATAGGAGAAAGACCAGCCCTGATCAAGAAGTTTGGTAATGGAGCCCTTATTGTGTGTGGATGTAAGGCAGATGTAAACAGCCACTACTTAACTCTAGTCTCGTAGGGTACACTTAATCTTTTTTGTACCTTTCATTGGGGTCATTAGGAATGCTGTTTGTTTGACTACTCCACTGGGAGAATTACACTCCTGGTGATCTAGAGGTTAACTGTAGGGGCATTAAGTTATTAATACTAGtctataaacatgaacataGTGGCAATTTACATTCAAACTAGCCGATGACAGAGCTAACTCCAAGTTTAGCACTTAGTCTGGGGCAACCCCTAAACTTATCTATtacagaattatttaaaattaatagTGCATCACTAGTCCTAGGTACcagctgctgaaaaacaaagtGTGTATAAACCGCTGTTTAATCTTTGTGTTAGTTTTTGGTCAGTAGCTACAGTATTTGTGCTTGAGTATACATGAGATGCAGCATTAAGagtcacacacattttaatagaAAACTATCAGCTTTATTTATTCCTGATTTCAAAACATTAGCCTGTGCATTAAACACATCACCTCATGATTGGTACAGGGAGTGCATGAAACGGTTTTATGCTTCTCTAGATCACTAATACATCTCTGTTACGCTAGGTAAGAATGTTTTGGACATTGGATAAAGGTAATATTAGCGAGAAAAAGAACACTGGTTGGTCTAGTCAGTCCTGCAATCTGCACgcaaaaaaattgtaaaatagtaAGCAGACAAGAAAAGAACTTTCTTTCCCTCGGTTAGCTCCTCGCGCTAAACCCTCTTCATTCCTCGGGCCATGAGGCAGGCAAAAACCGTCATCACCATCTTGGGCTTGACTTCCACTAAATCTTCAGGAAGTGCATAAACTCGAGCTCCGATCTTCCTGGCCATGGAGATGGCGTACCTAAAACAAGAAAATCACATACATGTGATAAATGTCAAACTCCATAAATGCTTTCATTTGATTGTTCTTTAATATTTACATCCTTTATAACCCAAGCTGTgggaaaacaaatgaaacacttcaAAACTCAGGCTACGTCCACGTTAATCCGGATCAATTTGAAAACGTATATTTTTCTGTACTTTTTGGCCCTTCGTCCACACTGAGCCGGTGTTTTTGTGCAGCTGAAATGGAGCTTTACGAAAACAGCATTTTTGCGATGTACTATGGACTGAGAAAACGGAGGTATTCAAAAAcgatgatgtatttttaatcaTGTGACCCAactcaactcaaaacaaacaagatgatggacgatgttgtactgcagttgttgcgcctgctatccagtttagtagctttgttaaagattaacgtcactttgtacaaccttcagattgcatttttaaataaacgtctgGCAGAAATGACGCAGGCCAAAGCTTCTTATGTTTTTACGCATGTGCAGTATATGAATGTAAGtgttttcaaacattttccaaaaattgcttGTCCACACTGAAAAACGTCTGAAAACGCTCACATCCCTATACTGTGCATGCGTAAAAAAGTAAGAAGCTTTGGGCTGCATCATTTCCGTcagacgtttatttaaaaatgcaatctgaaggttgtacaaagtgacattaatctttaacaaagctTTCAAACTGGATaggcttgttttaaaaaatgaaaatgcagttttcagattTATCCGGATTAATGCTAGGTATAAGAATTGAATGGCAAGATCTTTTAAATTGTCTAATCTAATTCAGGCTTTTAAACGTATAATAAACAATCATGTTATATTTGGTACATTGTAACGGTCTGAAGACAGTGTATTAGGGGAAACGATCAGTTAGGGGAAATGGAATTGAATCTTAATGAAGGTACAATAACATCAATTCAGGGTTTTGTATTGCACATTTGTAGTATTCTGCTGATTACAATTTACAATTAATTATGTTTCAAATTACAATTGTTTGAATAGATAGGGTAGGCACAGAGGAACAATCACAGGTCAAATTATTGCAAAATTTGTCCAGTTtcaaaaagtaaatgttaatgAGTCGGCTCTGACTGGTGAGCTAAATCGAACGACTCACTGAAAAGATCCAGAATTCCTATTCCAtttccatgatattaaaaacacatcagATCTGATCAGACTTCCCTCATCACAGCGGCATAGAACAGCACCAATTCAAGATTTGCATAAAAAAACAGCAGCTGTTAAAACCGGCTATAAGAACATACTTTGCATTGTTGAGTTTCTCTTCATCAGTAAGATCTTCAGTCTTGAGCAAATCATAGCGAATCGATCCTGGCTGGATGGCATCGATGAGGTCCAGCACCGGCAAGCTACTGCTTATGGATCCATCCTGCAGGAACCACAGATCAGGAACCGTCACAAATTTGCACAAAGCTTTGCTAAAACTTGGGATGTTCATTAATAAGCATTAGCTAATAACATGATTTCAAAGGTGCATCTCACCTCAGCTTTAAATTAAACTAACAAATCTTTATTGACAAACAGTTTATTCATGTTTGCAGGTAAAGATTCAAATCGCGTCTACTTTTAACCAACAAAACTATACTTACGGTTGATTCGTTTATTAGCAAAACTTTGCTTCAAAGAACCATTTTAGGTTCAAAGCAACAAAACCTCACGGTAACTTGTCTTTTCTCAACAAAGTAGGTCGGATTTGCTACCTTGAAACCTGAGATGGTGTTCTTTCCAGCTTGCCTGAGCATGTCATTCACCCACTGGACGATGGTGTCATCGGTGACCTTCTGCCCATCTCCAAGATCTTCCAGGATGTTCAGGGTATACCTGAGGAACCAAGCCAATGTGAGAAATCTTGCATTTTTAACAACCAAATGAGCCATGAAATGAATAAGCTGAAAATTTCAGTGGGTCACTCCATTGTTTTCTAACAATgccattataaaatatattttaactgcCCACTGAATGCTCAGGGATGCTTCTGATGCCTGGCATGTAAATAGACATAggagatgaaaaataaaataaaactgaattgaatgaaGGGAATGTGATAGCcaagaatattaaatatttagttaagtccatctattttctgtaccacttatcctacacagggtcacgaggagcctggagtctatcccagggaatttggGGCATGAggcgtgggacaccctggacaggggctttggaaatgccaacaaGCCTACACCatatgtttttggactggactctggaaaccagagtacccgaaggaaacccccgacgcacagggagaacatgcaaactctgcacacaggaGGTGGTATTCAAACCCCCGACCCCAGAAatcgaggcaaacgtgctaaccactaacatCATCTCTCCATATAAATATCACTTTTGATAATGATGATTCACTGGAGACTTCTAGAACAAAAAATGATGTTCAAAAATCTTTAGCAGTATTGTTCTATTAGAAAGGCTCATTTTGACCAGAAAACAAACTTGTGttccctcagtgtgaaaaggcTCACCTCCTCATGAGTTGCCAGAGCAGAGCGAGCGTGAGTGTGCGGTTGCCTTCATTCAGGTCCTGCCCAGCGATACCCACCAGAGAAAACTTCGCCTCTTTCTTCCCCAGTTCCACTGCATAGTTACAGTTCTCCAGCTGCCAATCAACACCATAGCAAGAGTATGTAAACATTGTAATAAAAGTCAAATTCAAATCAATTAACTAAAAAAAGTCGATTTTGTTCCATCAGTTATCCATCAGTTATCAAATACACCAGTTTACTTCTCTTTTATTAGtcaaaatgtattgtttaaaccaagaaataataaaaaagaaataatcttTACCTGTTTAAGAAATCCTTATACTAATCTAAAATAACTCAATTGAATTCTGTATTGGTcagaagctctgacagtaatgcagCTGGAAATCACGGGTTTCTACATTAACGTGTTTGTTCCGATACTttcttacatttacagcatttggcagacacccttatccagagtgacttacactTATCTCCTTTATATAACTAGGCAATTGAGGGTTTGGGGCTTTGCCcatgggcccaacagtggtagcttggctggggtttgaacttctgaccttctgctcagtaacccagagcctttaaccactgagccaccactgcccctattATTGTATCTATAAAAatggctcattcacagggacttgcagtTAATTAACAAAGAAACTTTAAGTTGTTGATATGATGATGTTCTCTGTAAGGAGACATATTTCAAGAGCTGGTCATCAGTTGCATTGCCACAACAAGACTTGCTACCACCTTTAGGACAAAAtggttttctttccttttagtATTTAGAAACTGGTTGAATAAAGTGTTTGAGGAATATTGCACTGAAACATGTGTAAAcgcatcctcttctgggtgatacTAACGAAACTCTGGCTATAATTTCATTTTGTTGAAATTGGATGACTCTGAGCTCACCTTTTTCATGTTGCTGCCGAGTTTGGGATACGGAGGCTTGTTCACTCTGTCCCAATCTACAGGCACTTTGATCTTCTCATAGAGCTGGAAGATGACCAGAGCATCAGCCAGGTccctgtaatacacacacacacacacacacactgtttatccTTCATCCTTATATCATTTAGCTAATATGTTGGTGGGAAAATTTAGTTTTCTTACGCGTAGAGATGGTTGATACGAGGATTGACCCCAAGGGAGTTCATCCAGTTACGGAAAGTGCGTTCCTCCCTGGTCTCGCCtgatgacaaaataaaaaaagggagaaaaaaagccAGATTGCAAAATTATCAATAACTTATGCACACATAGCATTGTATGCTATACAGTAAGCCTTTTATCGTAatcagggtcgcagtggatccagagccaatcctgggaacactgggcacaaggcaatTCACATCTAGAGGCAGTTTGGAGTCATTAACTCACCTCCatcacagcaaaatccccagtgtagatttaacacccagagtgttgaatttacactctacagtgtttatataagtctaCTGGCCACAAATGAagactctgggtgttaattcaacactagggattttactgtgaaCTACCATGGATGgtgagatgggaggaaacccacacatacacaggttAAAATCATGTTAAAATCCATACAGGAAGTAAGCCAgagaccctgaagctgtgatgCAGCAACACTACAAAAGAGTCATATTTTTGACAGTCAAACACATTTGCATCGCTGCTAGTTTTGGGCAGGAACTTACCCTCGATGGAGCTCCAGTCAATGTCCTGGTTCTCGGGCTTCTTCAGAGCAGGATATTTGTTAAAAAGGTTGGCCACATAGGCCAGGTTAAGCTTAGGATTTCCTCGCACAACATCATTCGCTGTGACAAACTGACGGCAGCCAAGGCGATCGGCCTGCTCCAGCATGGACTCTGCTCTTTTCAGGTCATCCTTTTCCTGTAGAGAAACAGTAATGTCTTATGATAACAAAACCAGTCACAGAACTCTGTGGACTAGAGGAGGaagcccccaaagcacagggagaacatgcaaaacttgGTTCGGGTAACTGATATGGCTTAAAGCTACTTGAATGCACAACACGGTATTGTGTGTCATTATAAGCAAACACGCAATGCATCACATTgaaataatgatttaattttttttttacatctactGTGATACAGCATGATGGTAATGATGTTATCTATTTGAGATTTCTTTCAGATTATCTATACCATAATACCAATACATCTTCACGGCTTTAGGATATGTAAAGGTTTTCAGTTATTTCTgtcctttttatatatttttgctgGTATTTGTTTGAAGCAGCTGGACATGTTATCATCACTAATAGTCTTTACTCAGGAGTGTGAATTCTACGCTGCGTAGTGCTCCATGATGCTCATAAGTTGCATAAGTTTAATGTGTTCGTATGCATTTGTTTCATGTCtgttatgtttgttttattctcaaTTTGAATTAATTTAACTTCACcgtgtttaaatgtaattatgaaCTGTTTGGTGGCTGTTTAGCAGATTTTACGTTACCCTCAGTCCAGACATGTCGATAGGGATGGGAGGGATGCCTTCTTCATCTCCTTTGGGAGCCACCTGGTTCAGGATGTTGTAGTAAGCTTTGGAATCCTGGGAACAGGAGtaacacacactttcagttcagctataaaataaagttaataataataataataataataataataataataaaaataataaaaataataaaaataaaaatttaagcCCAggagatgtgtatgtgtgtgtttaccttaaTATCAGAGCTGAAATTGTTAATTTTTTGGCAGCCAGCCTGCTCCAGATGGTAGTTTGCCCATCGCAGGAGCAGTTCTTCAGGGGAAAGCTTCATCAGATCCTCTAGACTCTCACCGTCCCTCAGCAAAGCAATCaaggctgcacacacacacacacataacatagTATGTATACTAGGCATGAGCTCATACCTGTGTATACAgtctattattatatttaacaagAATAATATTATCTAATATTATCTATCTAACTAGCTAGTGTtagttagatagatagtttGCTCCATTTATCACACGGCTATCAGAATTAACACTGTAAAAAGACTATGCGATtattgtaataatgaatgaatgaattaggcATTTATGTAGTCCTCATAGataagtgttttgttgtttttgttgtgtgtgtgtgtgtgtgtgtgtataccttcGTTCCTGCTTATCTCAATATCGGCTAACAGGCCGATTTTGATGATCTGCCACAGAAGACCAAGAACCAAATGTTGCCTGCCTTCCTTCAGGTCCTCTGCTCCGATATTCACAACATGGCAACCAATAGCTGAGGATGAGTTCAGGGCCAGGTTTAGattctcctacacacacacacacacacacacacacatacatgttcaGAAAATTGTTGCGAATAAGAGTTCTAGGATGAGCACAGGACGgaattattattacagcagcagctcttaagtacacactgcaaaaaaaagatatcttagcaagtaaaaacatcttgaatatattcaaatgtgtttacttaatttggtttattgtaatgttTTTCTCTTGCTACgatgtcatttttgtttgtagtgAAACTCTTCAGAATCCATGTGAGATTATTCACTCCACCTGAGCTCAACACCaacaactgtttttgtttttttttttaatctttgacTATTTTTTTGGGGTTAAGACTACaattttaacacaaacacaccatagtGCAGGACAAAGCATTCGTCCTGGAGGAAAATGAGCAGAAGTGCACTACTCAAAGATGTGTTTCTTAAATTAACTAATACTCAACACTCAAAACGCCTGAAAAACACTACTGTCTTTCAATTAACAGCCATCTTTACAAGCGGTGGCATGTGACTAGAGAGTATTAGGGAGATAATTACAGCAACAAattcaaacagattttaaagTGAATCTACAGTACAATACTGTCAGGCCTGTGCTTTAGACATTTTAAAGGTAATTCTAGTTATCCATGGCTTTTGGCTTGTGCTCCTAGTCATAGCAAACTAACTTCTGTGAAGGAGGGACATGTCATCACAACAATGGaaggaaaatataaagaaatcccaTACTTGGATACGTGTCCATTTTGTGTGTTAAAGgtcaaaaaaagtttttctctGGATTTCATTACCTGGATGGTGAAAGGTGTAAGCTTCTTTTTATTGATGGTTCTCTCATCGATGGTGTCAGGGACAGACAAGTTGATCATTTTACTGTAAAAAGAAGCAATATATtgacataataataaacaaacctttactcttactactactattactaatgcTAATATTACTAATACTTTTGTTACTggtaataatactactactacaaacaaaaacaacaataataataattaaacccAGTGTAACAGCTAAAAGTATATTGTTTTatacttatattatataattatgatATTGTTCCTGGTAACATGTAAAAACTCCaccttttgtttcatttttttgttgtattttgaaGGCATCAGATTGCAGTGCCTTCTGGGTAAATGAAACTCCTGAGATCTATGGTTGTGCACTTGattcgtgtgtatgtgtgtgtgtgtgtgtgtgtaccagagTACAATGCCGTCTCCCACAGCTGTGAACAGGTCATTTGTGCTTGGGTCCATGGGAAGGACGTGTTGGCAGTCTGGGTCTTTCTCCAAGGCCTTGTTGACCCAGTTTACAAACGCCACCTTCTCCTCCTctgcagccacacacacatacacacagagataaattattcttaaatataaatactgTCAGGATTCTGGACCTGTTCTTTTGTGTTGTGTCCACTAGAGACCCTCATTGTTCCCTCCTGTTGTGTTCCATCTGTCTGTGATTAGTATAATTGCTGTCCCCTGTGTCTCATTCCCAGTCTGTGTATTTAAGTTGCCCTGTTTGTCAGTTTCTTTGCCTGGTGTTAGTTGTGCTAAGGCCAGACTATCTTGTATCTTGTATCTTGTATCTTGTATCTTGTATCTTGTATCTTGTATCTTGTATCTTGTATCTTGTATCTTGTATCCTGTTGGTCCTGTCTGCTGGATTTCTGAAACCATTTGTGATTTTGACCTTTGCCTTGAATAATTTTTTCTGTTAGATTACTCTAACAAAATATTTTCCTTTGTGGATTTTATATTGGATTATTTCTTGGATTTATTGACTGAACTTTGGGATTAACCTTTGCATCTTGTTTTTGCCTTTTTCCCcctgtgtttacatttttttaatttgaatttttatGAAACGTTTTGGAACTTTCACAACATTTGAGAACATTTGAGTGTCTGCAATCAGGTTCATCAGAGTCCTGAGAGTCCAGAGTTCCTGACCCTGGCACATACAAATGGTGTCTATATTTGCATAGAAAGTAAAGCCCGCAGCCTGCTCACTTGTCCTCTTCTGGTTCACTCATCAAAAATTTGTAAATTTGCATTAAAGTTGACCTGGATCATCTCGGCATGATACaaatatattgttttcttttccattaactgaatttttcctttttcaaaagcaattgaatgtgtgtgtgtgtgtgtgtgtgtgtgtcagacttgagtgtgtgtgtgtgtgtgtgtgtgtgtgtgtgtgtgtgtgtgtgtgtgtgtgtgtgtgtgtgtcagacttgagtgtgtgtgtgtgtgtgacggacttgagtatgaatgtgtgtgtgtgtgtgtcagacttgagtatgaatgtgtgtgtgtgacggacttgagtatgaatgtgtgtgtgtgacggacttgagtatgaatgtgtgtgtgtcagacttgagtatgaatgtgtgtgtgtcagacttgagtgtgtgtgtgtgtgtgtgtcagacttgagtgtgtgtgtgtgtgtgtgtgtgtgacggacttgagtatgaatgtgtgtgtgtgacggacttgagtatgaatgtgtgtgtgtgacggacttgagtatgaatgtgtgtgtgtcagacttgagtatgaatgtgtgtgtgtcagacttgagtgtgtgtgtgtgtgtgtgtcagacttgagtgtgtgtgtgtgtgtgacggacttgagtatgaatgtgtgtgtgtgtgtgacggacttgagtatgaatgtgtgtgtgtgacggacttgagtatgaatgtgtgtgtgtgtgtcagacttgagtgtgtgtgtgtgtgtgtgtgacggacttgagtatgaatgtgtgtgtgtgtgtgtcagacttgtgtatgaatgtgtgtgtgtgtcagacttgagtatgaatgtgtgtgtgtgacggacttgagtatgaatgtgtgtgtgtgtgacggacttgagtatgaatgtgtgtgtgtcagacttgagtatgaatgtgtgtgtgtcagacttgagtatgaatgtgtgtgtgacagacttgagtgtgtgtgtgtgtgtgtgtgtgacgga from Ictalurus furcatus strain D&B chromosome 6, Billie_1.0, whole genome shotgun sequence includes:
- the lcp1 gene encoding plastin-2 is translated as MASKGSISPEEMEELREAFSKVDLDCNGYISTDELNELFKVANLPLPGYRVREIIQELSQTMDQDKDGKITFDEFVKVFHGLKSSDVAKTFRKAINKKEGICAIAGTSEQSGTQHSYSEEEKVAFVNWVNKALEKDPDCQHVLPMDPSTNDLFTAVGDGIVLCKMINLSVPDTIDERTINKKKLTPFTIQENLNLALNSSSAIGCHVVNIGAEDLKEGRQHLVLGLLWQIIKIGLLADIEISRNEALIALLRDGESLEDLMKLSPEELLLRWANYHLEQAGCQKINNFSSDIKDSKAYYNILNQVAPKGDEEGIPPIPIDMSGLREKDDLKRAESMLEQADRLGCRQFVTANDVVRGNPKLNLAYVANLFNKYPALKKPENQDIDWSSIEGETREERTFRNWMNSLGVNPRINHLYADLADALVIFQLYEKIKVPVDWDRVNKPPYPKLGSNMKKLENCNYAVELGKKEAKFSLVGIAGQDLNEGNRTLTLALLWQLMRRYTLNILEDLGDGQKVTDDTIVQWVNDMLRQAGKNTISGFKDGSISSSLPVLDLIDAIQPGSIRYDLLKTEDLTDEEKLNNAKYAISMARKIGARVYALPEDLVEVKPKMVMTVFACLMARGMKRV